A section of the Myxocyprinus asiaticus isolate MX2 ecotype Aquarium Trade chromosome 22, UBuf_Myxa_2, whole genome shotgun sequence genome encodes:
- the LOC127412794 gene encoding zinc finger protein 711, with the protein MDQGGGILELHKELKMAHTMIMPDFVAGMGGMAHIDGEHIVVSVPEAVLVSDVVTDEGIMLETGLETEVVEGPDICQEDVITTEGVIMSESILEAEVAIEEALGDTADLIEETVPDQVFVADLMSPHEENTLDHELVSAGVMVTDTETVIQSHDTMPSDVTVKGDDDEDVKSTSEDYLMISLDEVGEKLDIGDTPLKISTDVSQDDDGSKEDEFSSEVIKVYIFKADGDEDVEIGSTEVVAESDFPNGHAVLEPAGTGRLPREKMLYMAVKDASQVEEDINCSEMTDQVYMEVIVGEEEASAIQEAQLEDTPVNKTFVPAAWAAAIGSSLESKNSAATPYLQITDSISSSRALKQKIKKKRRGESRQCQTAVIIGPDGQPLTVYPCHICGKKFKSRSFLKRHMKNHPDHMLKKKYQCTDCDFTTNKKVSFHNHLESHKLIIKNEKIPEYTEYTRRYHEASPLSSNKLILRDKEPKLHKCKYCEYETAEQGLLSRHLLAVHSKNFAHVCVECAKGFRHPSELKKHMRTHTGEKPYHCQHCDFRCADQSNLKTHIKSKHGTDLPFKCGHCPQAFADDKELQRHTEIFQGHKTHQCPHCEHKSTNSSDLKRHIISVHTKDFPHKCDVCEKGFHRPSELKKHAETHKGTKVHQCRHCDFKISDPFTLSRHILSVHTKDLPFKCKRCMRGFRQQNELKKHMKTHSGRKVYQCQYCEYNTTDASGFKRHVISIHTKDYPHRCDYCKKGFRRPSEKNQHILRHHKETLM; encoded by the exons ATGGATCAAGGTGGCGGGATCCTGGAGCTTCACAAGGAGTTGAAAATGGCCCATACAATGATAATGCCAGATTTCG ttgcaGGGATGGGAGGCATGGCCCACATTGATGGAGAGCACATTGTGGTGTCAGTGCCAGAGGCTGTGCTGGTCTCAGATGTGGTGACGGATGAAGGGATTATGTTGGAGACCGGTCTGGAGACTGAGGTTGTGGAAGGACCTGACATCTGCCAAGAAGACGTCATCACTACTGAGGGAGTGATCATGTCTGAGTCTATCCTAGAAGCAGAGGTGGCCATTGAGGAGGCTCTGGGCGACACCGCTGATCTGATCGAAGAGACGGTGCCTGATCAGGTGTTTGTGGCTGACCTCATGTCACCTCACGAGGAGAACACGCTGGACCATGAACTGGTGTCTGCAGGGGTCATGGTGACAGACACAGAGACGGTCATCCAATCACATGACACAATGCCGTCTGATGTTACTGTTAAGGGTGATGATGACGAGGATGTGAAGAGCACCTCAGAAGACTACCTCATGATTTCCT TGGATGAGGTTGGGGAGAAGCTAGACATTGGAGACACTCCCTTAAAGATCAGCACAGATGTGAGTCAGGATGACGATGGGTCGAAGGAGGATGAGTTCAGCTCGGAGGTCATTAAAGTTTACATCTTTAAAGCAGATGGagatgaagatgtggaaataG GCAGCACAGAGGTGGTAGCAGAGAGTGATTTTCCCAACGGCCATGCCGTGCTGGAACCAGCGGGCACAGGCAGACTGCCCAGAGAGAAGATGCTCTACATGGCTGTGAAGGATGCCAGCCAGGTCGAAGAGGACATCA ACTGTTCAGAGATGACAGATCAGGTGTATATGGAGGTGATTgttggggaggaagaggcttctGCCATCCAGGAAGCTCAACTGGAGGACACACCAGTGAACAAGACCTTCGTCCCTGCGGCCTGGGCAGCTGCCATTG GTAGCAGTCTAGAGAGTAAGAACAGTGCTGCCACTCCCTATCTGCAGATCACTGACAGCATCAGTTCCAGCCGAGCTCTCAAGCAGAAGATCAAGAAAAAGAGGAGGGGAGAGTCACGTCAGTGCCAGACAG cTGTAATCATCGGTCCCGATGGGCAGCCCCTGACTGTCTACCCCTGCCACATCTGCGGCAAGAAGTTCAAGTCACGGAGTTTCCTGAAACGCCACATGAAAAACCACCCCGACCACATGTTAAAGAAGAAATACCAGTGCACCGACTGCGACTTCACCACCAACAAGAAGGTGAGTTTTCACAACCACCTGGAAAGCCACAAGCTCATCATCAAGAACGAGAAGATCCCCGAGTACACAGAGTACACTCGCCGCTACCACGAGGCCAGCCCGCTCAGCTCCAACAAACTCATCCTGCGCGACAAGGAGCCCAAGCTGCACAAGTGTAAGTATTGCGAGTACGAGACCGCCGAACAGGGTCTCTTGAGTCGCCACCTGTTGGCTGTGCACAGCAAGAACTTTGCGCACGTGTGCGTGGAGTGTGCCAAGGGTTTTCGCCACCCCTCGGAGCTCAAGAAGCACATGAGGACCCACACGGGCGAGAAGCCCTACCATTGTCAGCACTGCGATTTCCGCTGTGCCGATCAGTCCAACTTAAAGACTCATATAAAGAGCAAACATGGGACCGACCTGCCCTTTAAGTGCGGACACTGCCCGCAGGCGTTTGCCGACGACAAGGAACTCCAAAGGCACACAGAGATCTTTCAGGGTCACAAGACCCACCAGTGTCCGCACTGCGAACACAAGAGCACCAATTCCAGTGACTTGAAGCGTCACATTATTTCGGTGCACACAAAGGATTTCCCGCACAAGTGCGACGTGTGCGAGAAGGGCTTCCACAGGCCCTCTGAACTGAAAAAACATGCCGAAACGCACAAGGGAACTAAAGTACACCAGTGCCGGCACTGCGATTTTAAAATATCGGACCCCTTCACGCTTAGCCGCCACATTCTGTCTGTTCACACCAAGGACTTGCCGTTTAAATGCAAGCGTTGCATGCGCGGCTTTAGGCAACAGAACGAacttaaaaagcacatgaagACGCACAGCGGTCGCAAGGTATATCAATGCCAATATTGCGAGTACAACACTACGGACGCTTCAGGTTTCAAACGGCACGTCATATCAATCCACACTAAAGACTATCCGCACAGGTGTGACTATTGCAAGAAGGGTTTCAGGCGACCATCGGAAAAGAACCAACATATCTTGCGACATCACAAAGAAACCTTAATGTAA